The Populus trichocarpa isolate Nisqually-1 chromosome 2, P.trichocarpa_v4.1, whole genome shotgun sequence genome has a window encoding:
- the LOC7471735 gene encoding calvin cycle protein CP12-3, chloroplastic: MASLSMILSSSNFSSRSDVFGNKLFNGRSLAVKGTAREWDGSKRVMKEARVKAKMGGGGGGGGGGVAKFKGTQMREKQLAEMIEKKVVEAKEVCEGDETSDECKVAWDEVEEVSQAKADFRRRLEKQDPLEYYCQDNPETDECRVYED; the protein is encoded by the coding sequence ATGGCATCTCTGTCCATGATCCTGTCTTCATCTAATTTCTCATCAAGATCTGATGTTTTTGGCAACAAATTGTTCAACGGAAGATCTCTTGCTGTGAAGGGTACTGCGAGGGAGTGGGACGGTAGTAAGAGGGTTATGAAAGAGGCGAGGGTGAAGGCAAAaatggggggaggggggggaggaggaggaggaggagtggCAAAGTTCAAAGGGACCCAGATGAGAGAGAAGCAGCTGGCAGAGATGATAGAGAAGAAAGTCGTAGAAGCAAAGGAAGTGTGCGAGGGAGACGAGACATCAGACGAGTGCAAGGTGGCATGGGACGAAGTGGAGGAGGTGAGCCAAGCAAAGGCTGATTTCCGGCGCAGGTTGGAGAAACAGGATCCTCTCGAGTATTACTGTCAGGACAATCCTGAGACCGACGAGTGTCGTGTCTATGAAGATTGA
- the LOC7471736 gene encoding mitotic spindle checkpoint protein BUBR1 isoform X2, with amino-acid sequence MDPETEFLASKQETGNEWELFKENVRPLKRGRNVGLLNQALKYHSEYQLKRSLLDTRRKLIEAIDEYEGDDPLLPWIECIKWVQEAFPQGGDSSGLILIYEQCVRAFWHSDRYKDDLRYLKVWLEYAENCVDAEVIYSFLDANEIGKSQSAYYLAYALHMESKSKMKIANDIFNLGISRDAQPIEKLKDAYRKFLIRSMTKPKVVEDDGGESHLPVRSFGTVLSSADNRRQNMERSELANKQMKPDRTQKIPLSIFKDTTNIDAMPGHQSVKAKPELNPWSTLGAREERNKENSAVPTKWTTYKIPQRPGARSGGVTAGASIEVFVDEECSKKVRAHDHDGMSSTLRLRQGDVLDIKKETDLLRENPLRNFPLRSLPRIWKFKGGSLWSSREDLANGCNLD; translated from the exons ATGGATCCAGAGACGGAGTTTCTCGCATCAAAACAAGAGACGGGTAACGAGTGGGAACTGTTCAAAGAAAATGTAAGACCCTTGAAAAGAGGCCGCAATGTTGGCCTCTTGAATCAAGCCCTCAAATATCACTCAGAATATCAACTCAAGAGATCTCTCCTGGATACCCGAAG GAAGTTGATCGAAGCTATTGATGAGTACGAAGGGGATGACCCTCTCTTGCCATGGATCGA GTGTATAAAATGGGTTCAAGAGGCATTCCCACAAGGAGGAGACAGCTCAGGCCTCATACTCATATACGAACAATGTGTGCGTGCCTTTTGGCATTCCGACCGGTACAAGGATGATCTCCGTTACCTCAAAGTTTGGTTAGAATAC GCTGAAAACTGTGTTGATGCAGAAGTCATTTACAGTTTTCTTGATGCAAATGAAATTGGCAAGTCACAGTCTGCCTATTACCTTGCATATGCTTTGCATATGGAATCCAAGTCTAAGATGAAAATTGCAAATGACATTTTCAATCTTGGGATATCTAG GGATGCTCAACCAATAGAAAAATTGAAGGATGCCTACAGGAAGTTTCTTATTAGATCAATGACAAAACCAAAAGTTGTGGAG gaTGACGGTGGAGAAAGTCACTTACCAGTCCGAAGCTTTGGAACTGTCTTGTCCAGCGCAGATAATC GGAGGCAAAATATGGAGAGATCCGAACTTgcaaataaacaaatgaagCCGGACAG GACTCAGAAGATCCCCCTTTCTATTTTCAAAGACACAACAAATATTGATGCCATGCCAGGACATCAATCAGTTAAGGCCAAGCCAGAGTTGAATCCTTGGAGCACTCTTGGAGCTCgagaagagagaaacaaagaaaatagtGCAGTGCCTACCAAATGGACAACATACAAG ATTCCGCAGAGACCTGGAGCTAGATCTGGAGGGGTAACTGCAGGTGCCTCCAttgaagtgtttgttgacgaggaATGTTCCAA AAAGGTTAGAGCACATGATCACGATGGCATGTCTTCGACATTGAGGCTGAGACAGGGGGACGTCCTAGACATTAAGAA GGAAACAGATCTCTTAAGGGAGAACCCACTAAGGAATTTTCCTTTGCGTAGCCTCCCTAG AATCTGGAAGTTCAAAGGAGGGAGCTTGTGGAGTTCTCg GGAGGACCTGGCAAACGGATGCAATCTTGATTGA
- the LOC7471736 gene encoding mitotic spindle checkpoint protein BUBR1 isoform X3, with the protein MDPETEFLASKQETGNEWELFKENVRPLKRGRNVGLLNQALKYHSEYQLKRSLLDTRRKLIEAIDEYEGDDPLLPWIECIKWVQEAFPQGGDSSGLILIYEQCVRAFWHSDRYKDDLRYLKVWLEYAENCVDAEVIYSFLDANEIGKSQSAYYLAYALHMESKSKMKIANDIFNLGISRDAQPIEKLKDAYRKFLIRSMTKPKVVEDDGGESHLPVRSFGTVLSSADNRRQNMERSELANKQMKPDRTQKIPLSIFKDTTNIDAMPGHQSVKAKPELNPWSTLGAREERNKENSAVPTKWTTYKIPQRPGARSGGVTAGASIEVFVDEECSKKVRAHDHDGMSSTLRLRQGDVLDIKKETDLLRENPLRNFPLRSLPREDLANGCNLD; encoded by the exons ATGGATCCAGAGACGGAGTTTCTCGCATCAAAACAAGAGACGGGTAACGAGTGGGAACTGTTCAAAGAAAATGTAAGACCCTTGAAAAGAGGCCGCAATGTTGGCCTCTTGAATCAAGCCCTCAAATATCACTCAGAATATCAACTCAAGAGATCTCTCCTGGATACCCGAAG GAAGTTGATCGAAGCTATTGATGAGTACGAAGGGGATGACCCTCTCTTGCCATGGATCGA GTGTATAAAATGGGTTCAAGAGGCATTCCCACAAGGAGGAGACAGCTCAGGCCTCATACTCATATACGAACAATGTGTGCGTGCCTTTTGGCATTCCGACCGGTACAAGGATGATCTCCGTTACCTCAAAGTTTGGTTAGAATAC GCTGAAAACTGTGTTGATGCAGAAGTCATTTACAGTTTTCTTGATGCAAATGAAATTGGCAAGTCACAGTCTGCCTATTACCTTGCATATGCTTTGCATATGGAATCCAAGTCTAAGATGAAAATTGCAAATGACATTTTCAATCTTGGGATATCTAG GGATGCTCAACCAATAGAAAAATTGAAGGATGCCTACAGGAAGTTTCTTATTAGATCAATGACAAAACCAAAAGTTGTGGAG gaTGACGGTGGAGAAAGTCACTTACCAGTCCGAAGCTTTGGAACTGTCTTGTCCAGCGCAGATAATC GGAGGCAAAATATGGAGAGATCCGAACTTgcaaataaacaaatgaagCCGGACAG GACTCAGAAGATCCCCCTTTCTATTTTCAAAGACACAACAAATATTGATGCCATGCCAGGACATCAATCAGTTAAGGCCAAGCCAGAGTTGAATCCTTGGAGCACTCTTGGAGCTCgagaagagagaaacaaagaaaatagtGCAGTGCCTACCAAATGGACAACATACAAG ATTCCGCAGAGACCTGGAGCTAGATCTGGAGGGGTAACTGCAGGTGCCTCCAttgaagtgtttgttgacgaggaATGTTCCAA AAAGGTTAGAGCACATGATCACGATGGCATGTCTTCGACATTGAGGCTGAGACAGGGGGACGTCCTAGACATTAAGAA GGAAACAGATCTCTTAAGGGAGAACCCACTAAGGAATTTTCCTTTGCGTAGCCTCCCTAG GGAGGACCTGGCAAACGGATGCAATCTTGATTGA
- the LOC7471736 gene encoding mitotic spindle checkpoint protein BUBR1 isoform X1 — MDPETEFLASKQETGNEWELFKENVRPLKRGRNVGLLNQALKYHSEYQLKRSLLDTRRKLIEAIDEYEGDDPLLPWIECIKWVQEAFPQGGDSSGLILIYEQCVRAFWHSDRYKDDLRYLKVWLEYAENCVDAEVIYSFLDANEIGKSQSAYYLAYALHMESKSKMKIANDIFNLGISRDAQPIEKLKDAYRKFLIRSMTKPKVVEDDGGESHLPVRSFGTVLSSADNRRQNMERSELANKQMKPDRTQKIPLSIFKDTTNIDAMPGHQSVKAKPELNPWSTLGAREERNKENSAVPTKWTTYKIPQRPGARSGGVTAGASIEVFVDEECSKKVRAHDHDGMSSTLRLRQGDVLDIKKETDLLRENPLRNFPLRSLPRIWKFKGGSLWSSRYFPFSFAIFTKC; from the exons ATGGATCCAGAGACGGAGTTTCTCGCATCAAAACAAGAGACGGGTAACGAGTGGGAACTGTTCAAAGAAAATGTAAGACCCTTGAAAAGAGGCCGCAATGTTGGCCTCTTGAATCAAGCCCTCAAATATCACTCAGAATATCAACTCAAGAGATCTCTCCTGGATACCCGAAG GAAGTTGATCGAAGCTATTGATGAGTACGAAGGGGATGACCCTCTCTTGCCATGGATCGA GTGTATAAAATGGGTTCAAGAGGCATTCCCACAAGGAGGAGACAGCTCAGGCCTCATACTCATATACGAACAATGTGTGCGTGCCTTTTGGCATTCCGACCGGTACAAGGATGATCTCCGTTACCTCAAAGTTTGGTTAGAATAC GCTGAAAACTGTGTTGATGCAGAAGTCATTTACAGTTTTCTTGATGCAAATGAAATTGGCAAGTCACAGTCTGCCTATTACCTTGCATATGCTTTGCATATGGAATCCAAGTCTAAGATGAAAATTGCAAATGACATTTTCAATCTTGGGATATCTAG GGATGCTCAACCAATAGAAAAATTGAAGGATGCCTACAGGAAGTTTCTTATTAGATCAATGACAAAACCAAAAGTTGTGGAG gaTGACGGTGGAGAAAGTCACTTACCAGTCCGAAGCTTTGGAACTGTCTTGTCCAGCGCAGATAATC GGAGGCAAAATATGGAGAGATCCGAACTTgcaaataaacaaatgaagCCGGACAG GACTCAGAAGATCCCCCTTTCTATTTTCAAAGACACAACAAATATTGATGCCATGCCAGGACATCAATCAGTTAAGGCCAAGCCAGAGTTGAATCCTTGGAGCACTCTTGGAGCTCgagaagagagaaacaaagaaaatagtGCAGTGCCTACCAAATGGACAACATACAAG ATTCCGCAGAGACCTGGAGCTAGATCTGGAGGGGTAACTGCAGGTGCCTCCAttgaagtgtttgttgacgaggaATGTTCCAA AAAGGTTAGAGCACATGATCACGATGGCATGTCTTCGACATTGAGGCTGAGACAGGGGGACGTCCTAGACATTAAGAA GGAAACAGATCTCTTAAGGGAGAACCCACTAAGGAATTTTCCTTTGCGTAGCCTCCCTAG AATCTGGAAGTTCAAAGGAGGGAGCTTGTGGAGTTCTCggtattttcctttttcctttgcCATATTCACAAAATGTTAA
- the LOC7471736 gene encoding mitotic spindle checkpoint protein BUBR1 isoform X4: MDPETEFLASKQETGNEWELFKENVRPLKRGRNVGLLNQALKYHSEYQLKRSLLDTRRKLIEAIDEYEGDDPLLPWIECIKWVQEAFPQGGDSSGLILIYEQCVRAFWHSDRYKDDLRYLKVWLEYAENCVDAEVIYSFLDANEIGKSQSAYYLAYALHMESKSKMKIANDIFNLGISRDAQPIEKLKDAYRKFLIRSMTKPKVVEDDGGESHLPVRSFGTVLSSADNRRQNMERSELANKQMKPDRTQKIPLSIFKDTTNIDAMPGHQSVKAKPELNPWSTLGAREERNKENSAVPTKWTTYKIPQRPGARSGGVTAGASIEVFVDEECSKKVRAHDHDGMSSTLRLRQGDVLDIKKETDLLRENPLRNFPLRSLPR, from the exons ATGGATCCAGAGACGGAGTTTCTCGCATCAAAACAAGAGACGGGTAACGAGTGGGAACTGTTCAAAGAAAATGTAAGACCCTTGAAAAGAGGCCGCAATGTTGGCCTCTTGAATCAAGCCCTCAAATATCACTCAGAATATCAACTCAAGAGATCTCTCCTGGATACCCGAAG GAAGTTGATCGAAGCTATTGATGAGTACGAAGGGGATGACCCTCTCTTGCCATGGATCGA GTGTATAAAATGGGTTCAAGAGGCATTCCCACAAGGAGGAGACAGCTCAGGCCTCATACTCATATACGAACAATGTGTGCGTGCCTTTTGGCATTCCGACCGGTACAAGGATGATCTCCGTTACCTCAAAGTTTGGTTAGAATAC GCTGAAAACTGTGTTGATGCAGAAGTCATTTACAGTTTTCTTGATGCAAATGAAATTGGCAAGTCACAGTCTGCCTATTACCTTGCATATGCTTTGCATATGGAATCCAAGTCTAAGATGAAAATTGCAAATGACATTTTCAATCTTGGGATATCTAG GGATGCTCAACCAATAGAAAAATTGAAGGATGCCTACAGGAAGTTTCTTATTAGATCAATGACAAAACCAAAAGTTGTGGAG gaTGACGGTGGAGAAAGTCACTTACCAGTCCGAAGCTTTGGAACTGTCTTGTCCAGCGCAGATAATC GGAGGCAAAATATGGAGAGATCCGAACTTgcaaataaacaaatgaagCCGGACAG GACTCAGAAGATCCCCCTTTCTATTTTCAAAGACACAACAAATATTGATGCCATGCCAGGACATCAATCAGTTAAGGCCAAGCCAGAGTTGAATCCTTGGAGCACTCTTGGAGCTCgagaagagagaaacaaagaaaatagtGCAGTGCCTACCAAATGGACAACATACAAG ATTCCGCAGAGACCTGGAGCTAGATCTGGAGGGGTAACTGCAGGTGCCTCCAttgaagtgtttgttgacgaggaATGTTCCAA AAAGGTTAGAGCACATGATCACGATGGCATGTCTTCGACATTGAGGCTGAGACAGGGGGACGTCCTAGACATTAAGAA GGAAACAGATCTCTTAAGGGAGAACCCACTAAGGAATTTTCCTTTGCGTAGCCTCCCTAGGTAA
- the LOC7474543 gene encoding splicing factor U2af small subunit B, which produces MAEHLASIFGTEKDRVNCPFYFKIGACRHGDRCSRLHNRPTISPTLLLSNMYQRPDMITPGVDAQGQPLDPHKIQEHFEEFYEDIFEELNKFGEIESLNVCDNLADHMIGNVYVLFKEEDQAAAALQALQGRFYSGRPIIADFSPVTDFREATCRQFEENNCNRGGYCNFMHVKLIGRDLRRKLFGRYRGYRVSRSRSRSVSPRKRERDYDRRERDYRDRDRDRDRDYRGNGRRNDKYDREGGRKRHGSTVREGSEERRARIEQWNREREEKQ; this is translated from the coding sequence atGGCGGAGCACTTAGCTTCAATCTTCGGTACTGAGAAAGACCGAGTTAATTGTCCTTTCTACTTCAAGATTGGCGCATGCCGTCACGGCGATCGATGCTCTCGCCTCCACAACCGCCCCACCATCTCTCCCACTCTCTTATTATCCAACATGTACCAGCGTCCTGACATGATTACTCCTGGCGTCGATGCTCAAGGTCAGCCACTTGACCCGCACAAGATCCAGGAGCATTTTGAAGAATTTTACGAGGATATTTTTGAAGAACTGAACAAATTTGGCGAGATCGagagcctcaatgtttgtgataATCTCGCTGATCACATGATCGGTAACGTTTATGTTCTGTTCAAGGAGGAAGACCAAGCTGCAGCCGCTTTGCAAGCTCTTCAAGGACGATTTTACTCTGGTCGCCCAATCATTGCTGATTTCTCTCCCGTCACTGATTTTCGTGAAGCTACCTGCAGGCAGTTTGAGGAGAATAACTGCAATCGTGGcggttattgtaattttatgcACGTGAAGCTGATTGGGAGGGATTTGCGGAGAAAGTTGTTTGGAAGATATCGTGGATATAGGGTTAGTAGGAGTCGGAGTAGGAGTGTGAGTCCTAggaagagggagagagattATGATAGGCGTGAGAGGGATTACAGGGACAGAGATCGAGACAGAGACCGTGATTATCGTGGAAATGGGAGGAGGAATGACAAGTATGAcagagagggagggagaaaaAGACATGGGAGTACAGTTAGGGAAGGCAGTGAGGAACGAAGGGCTAGGATTGAGCAATGGAATAGAGAGAGGGAGGAGAAACAATAA
- the LOC7471737 gene encoding pyrophosphate--fructose 6-phosphate 1-phosphotransferase subunit alpha, which translates to MDSDFGIPRELSDLQKLRSLYQPGLPPCLQGTTVRVEFGDVTTCADPADVHAISRAFPHTYGQPLAHFLRATAKVPDAQIITDHPAVRVGIVFCGRQSPGGHNVVWGLQNALKIHNPKSTLLGFLGGSEGFFAQKTLEITDDILETYKNQGGYDLLGRTKDQIRTTEQVRAALTACKDLKLDALVIIGGVTSNTDAAQLAETFAVEKCQTKVVGVPVTLNGDLKNQFVETNVGFDTICKVNSQLISNVCTDALSAEKYYYFIRLMGRKASHVALECTLQSHPNMVILGEEVAASKLTLFDLTKKICDAVQARAEQDKNHGVILLPEGLIESIPEVYALLKEIHSLLKQGVAPDSISSQLSPWASALLEFLPPFIKRELLLHPESDDSAQLSQIETEKLLAHLVEAEMNRRLKEGTYKGKKFNAICHFFGYQARGSLPSKFDCDYAYVLGHICYHILAAGLNGYMATVSNLKNPSNKWRCGAAPITAMMTVKHWAQSPGASSIGKPAIHPATVDLKGKAYELLRVNAGRFLMEDLYRNPGPLQFDGPGADSKAVSLSVEDADYMGRIKKLQEYLDKVRNIVKPGCSQDVLKAALSVMSSVTEVLSVMSSTSSSGLTTL; encoded by the exons ATGGATTCCGATTTCGGCATCCCTAGAGAACTTTCCGATCTCCAAAAACTCCGATCTCTTTACCAGCCAGGACTCCCTCCCTGTCTTCAG GGAACTACCGTGAGGGTAGAATTTGGGGATGTAACCACATGTGCGGACCCGGCTGATGTCCACGCCATAAGCCGAGCCTTTCCCCACACCTATGGTCAGCCCTTGGCTCACTTCCTCAGGGCAACTGCTAAAGTCCCTGATGCTCAGATTATAACCGACCATCCTGCTGTCAG GGTGGGAATAGTCTTCTGCGGGAGACAGTCTCCTGGAGGACATAATGTCGTATGGGGTCTTCAAAACGCTCTTAAAATCCATAATCCTAAAAGCACTTTACTTGGATTTCTAG GAGGTTCTGAAGGTTTTTTTGCTCAGAAAACACTTGAAATTACAGATGACATTCTTGAGACCTACAAAAATCAAG GCGGTTATGATTTGCTGGGACGGACAAAAGATCAAATAAGAACAACCGAACAGGTTAGGGCAGCACTAACTGCATGCAAAGATTTGAAACTGGATGCCCTTGTTATCATTGGAG GAGTTACATCAAATACAGATGCTGCTCAGCTTGCTGAAACATTTGCTGTGGAAAAATGCCAAACAAAG GTGGTTGGTGTTCCTGTTACTTTAAATGGAGATCTCAAGAATCAATTCGTGGAAACCAATGTTGGTTTCGATACTATATGCAAG GTTAATTCCCAGCTCATCAGCAATGTGTGCACCGATGCTCTCTCTGCAGAGAAG TATTATTATTTCATCCGGCTCATGGGCCGAAAGGCATCTCATGTTGCTCTGGAATGCACACTTCAGTCTCATCCAAATATG GTTATTCTTGGTGAGGAGGTGGCTGCATCGAAGCTTACTCTTTTTGACTTGaccaaaaaaatttgtgatgCAGTCCAAGCACGAGCAGAGCAAG ACAAGAATCATGGAGTCATTCTACTGCCAGAGGGACTCATAGAAAGCATTCCTGAGGTCTATGCTCTCTTGAAG GAAATACACAGTTTACTCAAGCAAGGTGTTGCTCCTGACAGCATTTCATCACAGCTTTCACCATGGGCATCTGCTTTACTTGAATTTTTGCCACCCTTTATCAAGAGAGAG CTGCTGCTTCATCCTGAATCAGATGACTCAGCACAGTTATCCCAG ATTGAAACAGAGAAACTTCTAGCACATCTTGTGGAGGCAGAAATGAACAGGCGGCTG AAAGAAGGGACATATAAGGGGAAGAAGTTCAATGCTATATGCCACTTTTTTGGTTATCAGGCCCGAGGGTCCTTACCATCGAAATTCGATTGTGACTATGCCTAT GTTCTTGGGCACATCTGCTACCATATTTTAGCCGCTGGTTTGAATGGTTACATGGCCACAGTAAGTAACCTAAAGAATCCCTCGAACAAGTGGCGTTGTGGTGCTGCTCCTATTACA GCAATGATGACAGTGAAGCATTGGGCTCAAAGCCCTGGTGCATCTTCAATTGGAAAACCTGCTATTCATCCAGCTACAGTGGATTTGAAAGGCAAAGCATATGA GCTGCTGAGAGTAAATGCAGGAAGATTTTTGATGGAAGATCTGTACAGAAATCCAGGTCCCCTTCAATTTGATGGTCCTGGTGCTGATTCTAAGGCTGTATCTCTCTCTGTTGAAGACGCTGATTACATGGGCCGGATCAAGAAACTGCAGGAATACCTTGACAAG GTTAGAAACATTGTGAAACCAGGGTGCTCTCAGGATGTCCTGAAAGCTGCGTTGAGTGTCATGTCTTCTGTGACAGAAGTTCTCTCTGTGATGTCCTCAACCTCATCCAGTGGCCTAACAACCCTTTAA
- the LOC7471739 gene encoding serine/threonine-protein kinase ZRK1, with protein sequence MAKRRQSKILLDRGSELLEERIRFCDGRCRSNPIRNFSVDQICRAIQDFQKIHPLQSCIEFEWKKGVLDGRLVFIKRYARGGQEVYRDIVVSSQMSSHNNVLKLLGCCLEIPEGPALVYEYPENRSLDRHIHYGSLPWGTRLKIAKEIANAVAYLHTAFPRPIIHRDIKPANIFLNQNYAAKLSDFSFSISIPEGESKVGDDLLVGTFGFLDPDYTMTNFVTEKTDVFSFGVLLLVLLTGRATRQGEIHLIEHVKLLVEQDRVHEAVDPMIRGNGGEAIDQQQLEASIELALRCTDDSGEDRPLMIEVAKEIQRIERSITAAP encoded by the coding sequence ATGGCGAAGAGAAGGCAGAGCAAGATATTATTGGATCGTGGAAGTGAGTTATTGGAGGAAAGGATCAGATTTTGTGATGGTAGATGTAGATCAAATCCTATCAGGAACTTCTCTGTTGATCAAATCTGCAGAGCCATACAAGACTTCCAAAAAATTCACCCCTTACAAAGCTGTATAGAATTTGAATGGAAAAAGGGAGTTCTAGATGGGCGTCTTGTTTTCATCAAGAGGTATGCAAGAGGCGGTCAAGAGGTCTACCGTGACATTGTGGTCTCGTCGCAGATGAGCAGTCACAACAATGTTCTCAAGCTATTAGGTTGTTGTTTGGAGATCCCAGAAGGCCCAGCTCTAGTTTATGAATATCCAGAGAATCGAAGTCTGGATAGACATATTCATTATGGATCATTACCTTGGGGAACCAGATTGAAAATTGCCAAGGAAATTGCAAATGCCGTGGCATATCTCCACACTGCATTTCCCAGGCCCATCATCCACAGAGACATAAAACCTGCAAATATCTTCCTCAACCAGAATTATGCTGCCAAGTTGTCCGATTTCTCTTTTTCCATATCAATTCCTGAAGGTGAATCGAAGGTTGGAGATGATCTTCTTGTTGGGACATTTGGTTTCTTGGACCCTGATTATACGATGACAAATTTTGTGACAGAGAAGACTGATGTCTTCAGCTTTGGGGTGCTGCTGCTCGTCCTTCTTACTGGACGAGCAACACGTCAAGGGGAAATCCATCTGATAGAGCATGTGAAACTCTTGGTTGAACAGGATCGGGTACATGAAGCTGTGGATCCTATGATTAGGGGAAACGGGGGAGAAGCAATTGATCAGCAACAACTGGAAGCATCCATTGAACTAGCCTTGAGATGCACCGATGATTCAGGAGAAGATAGGCCACTAATGATAGAAGTAGCAAAAGAAATCCAGCGAATTGAAAGATCCATCACTGCAGCTCCATAG
- the LOC7474544 gene encoding cyclin-dependent kinase B2-1 encodes MEKAGGVVAAAPTNTVVSAMDAFEKLEKVGEGTYGKVYRARERATGKIVALKKTRLHEDDEGVPTTTLREVSILRMLSRDPHVVRLMDVKQGQNKQGKTVLYLVFEYMDTDLKKFIRSFLQTGENIPVKNVKSLMYQLCKGVAFCHGHGVLHRDLKPHNLLMDRKTMMLKIADLGLARAFTLPIKKYTHEILTLWYRAPEVLLGATHYSTAVDVWSVGCIFAELATKQPLFPGDSELQQLLHIFRLLGTPNEEMWPGVSNLMNWHEYPQWKPQSLSSSVTNLDKDGLDLLSQMLQYDPSKRISAKKAMEHPYFDELEKECL; translated from the exons ATGGAAAAGGCAGGAGGAGTAGTAGCAGCAGCACCAACGAACACGGTGGTGTCGGCGATGGATGCATTCGAGAAGCTAGAGAAAGTAGGAGAGGGAACGTACGGTAAAGTGTACAGAGCAAGGGAGAGAGCCACTGGAAAGATCGTTGCTCTCAAAAAGACACGTCTCCATGAAGACGATGAAGGAGTCCCAACCACCACTCTTCGTGAAGTCTCCATCTTGCGTATGCTCTCCAGAGATCCTCACGTCGTCCG TTTGATGGACGTGAAACAAGGGCAGAATAAGCAAGGCAAGACAGTTCTGTATCTGGTTTTTGAGTACATGGACACCGATCTCAAGAAATTTATCCGAAGCTTCCTCCAAACTGGAGAGAACATTCCTGTCAAAAATGTGAAG AGCTTGATGTATCAATTGTGCAAGGGTGTGGCTTTCTGCCATGGCCATGGAGTCTTACACAG GGATCTTAAGCCTCATAACCTGTTGATGGACCGCAAGACAATGATGCTTAAAATAGCTGATCTTGGACTAGCTCGAGCATTTACACTTCCTATTAAGAAGTATACCCATgag ATATTGACTTTGTGGTATAGAGCTCCTGAAGTCCTTCTGGGGGCTACCCATTACTCAACTGCAGTGGATGTATGGTCTGTTGGCTGTATATTTG CTGAACTGGCCACAAAGCAACCACTCTTCCCTGGAGACTCTGAACTACAACAGCTCCTGCATATTTTCAG GTTATTAGGTACTCCAAATGAAGAAATGTGGCCAGGAGTAAGCAACCTGATGAACTGGCATGAGTATCCCCAATGGAAACCTCAGAGCTTGTCGTCATCTGTAACTAATTTGGACAAGGATGGGCTGGATCTACTATCA CAAATGTTGCAGTATGACCCTTCAAAGCGTATCTCAGCAAAGAAAGCCATGGAACATCCTTACTTTGATGAATTGGAGAAGGAATGTCTCTAA